The following DNA comes from Enterocloster bolteae.
AAGGAGAGAAGCCCTTCCTGCGGAAGCGGGCAGGTCTATGACGGCACATTTACCGGCACCCTTACAAAAGGGGACGGTGTCTGTGCCGCATGTCTGAAGGAACACGGGATTAGAGTATATGGGGAGAGCCAGGTGGGGAGACTGTTGGAAGACATAGAAAGGTAAAGGTGCATGAGGGAAGAAAGAAACAAGGCAGAATCCGTACCAGCCCGGAGCGAGGAAAGGCGTCCCCGCCGAAGCCGCAGCAGGGAGGCTTTCAGACAGCGTCAGAAGGAGCTGGCAGAAAGCAGGGGGCAGGAGAAGCGGGTACAGGAGAATGGGGGGCAGGAGAAGCGGGTACAGGAGAAGCGGGTACAGGAGAAGCGGGTACAGGAGAATCGGGTACAGGACACCCCGGGGACGGGCGAAGACAAAACGCACGGAGGCCAGCCGGAAAATGACGGCCAGGGAACGTTTAATACACAGGGAAAAGGTCCTTTTGATAAATTCCTGAGCTGGAAAACCGCTGTTCTGGTTCTGATTCTGGCCGTCGCTGTTCTGGCTGGAATCTATGCATACAAAGCCCTGGGTTACCGGAATACATATTTCCCCCATACAGTTATTAATGGGATGGACGTATCAGGGAAAACCGTAGGGGAGGTAAAGGAACTCATAGCTTCCGGCGTAAACGGGTACGGGCTTGTACTTAAGCTGCGGGACGAGGAGCAGGAGACAATCACCGGTGAAAAAATCGGTCTTCATACGGTGTTTGACGGAAGCCTGGAGGAAATCATTCGCCAGCAGAATCCTTTCCGCTGGCCCAGATATCTGCTTAAGGGACCATCTTACGATATAAAGACCATGATTGCCTATGATGCTGATGCTCTGGCTCAGACCCTTGGCGGTCTGTCCTGCTTTGACAGCAGCCGGGCCGTCCTGCCCTCAGACGCTTACCTGTCAGACTATGTGAGCGGCCAGGGATATTCCATTGTGCCTGAGACAGAGGGCACCACACTTGACATGGATAAGGTCAGGGCCCAGGTGGATGAGGCTATATCCAGCCTTGCCCCGGAATTGGACCTGGACGCCCTGGGATGTTATAAGTCTCCGTCCATCCGCAGGGGCAATACCTCTCTGGCAGCGGCCAGGGATGCCAGGAACCGCTATGTGAATATGACTGTGACCTATACCTTCGGCAGCAAGACGGAGGTGCTGGACGGGGATGAGATACATGAGTGGCTTGTGTCTGACGGGGAACAGGTTTCCATTGACCCGGACCAGGCCGCAGCCTACGTAAAGAGCCTGGCCTCCAAATATAATACGGCATACAGGAAGCGCTCTTTTGCCACCAGCTACGGTCAGAATGTGGAGGTATCCGGTTTTTACGGCTGGAGGATCAATCAGTCAGAGGAGACAAGAGAGCTTCTGGGCATTCTGGAGGCAGGAGAGAGTGTCTCCAGGGAACCTGTATATTTGCAGACAGCAGCAAGCCATGACGGGCCGGATTACGGCAGTACATATGCAGAGGTTAATCTGACGGCCCAGCACCTGATTTTTTACAAGGACGGGCAGAAGGTGCTGGAATCTGATTTTGTGTCCGGCAATGTTTCCAGGGGGCATACTACGCCGCCGGGAATTTTTTCTATTACATACAAGCAGAGAGACGCGGTGCTGAAGGGGGAGGGATATGCCAGCCCGGTGAAGTTCTGGATGCCTTTTAACGGAGGAATTGGTTTTCACGATGCCAGCTGGCGGTCCAGCTTCGGCGGTTCCATCTATAAAAACGGAGGGTCCCATGGCTGCGTAAATATGCCCTATGACAAGGCAAAAGAGCTATTTGAAAATGTATATGCGGGCATGCCTGTTATCTGTTATGACCTTCCGGGAACAGAGAGCAAGAAATCCAGCCAGTCCTCCGGCAGGGCGCCCCGGGAGACAACGGCACCTGCGCAGCCGGCGCCTGTACCCACACAGGCCCCACCGGCGGTCCCACCGTCCGTTTTGCCGGAGACTGTGCCGTCAGAAACACTGCCGTCAGAGGCAGCGCCGCCTGAAACATCACCGCAGCCGTCACAGCCCCAGGTAATCATACAGCCCGCGGACCAGACTACGGCAGCGCCTGCCCAGACACAGCCGTCCCCCAATACCGAAGAAGGGTATGGTCCGGCCTTCCAGACACCCCAGTCCGGCTCAGCAGCCGGGCCGGGCGTCAGCTGACGGAACCTGCCCAGGAGGGGCTGAACCACAAGGAATTTTGCAGAAGGCTGTGGATTTTTCAAGTGAATTTATTGACAAATGGAAAAAACCATTTTATAATGCCTTTAATGCATCTAGGGATTACTCGTAAAGCCATTATTCAAAACTAGGGAGGATATGGACTATGGTAGAAAAGAAAGATGTTAAGGCAACTGTAAAGGCAGCAGCGGAGGCAGCTAAGCCTGCAGAGGCTAAGACAGAAGCAAAACCAGCAGCTCCGGAAAAAGTAGAAGCAAAGGCAGAGGCGGCAGTTCCGGTGAAGGCAGAAGCAGCTCCTGTTGAGAAGGAAGCAAAGGCAGCTCCGGCTAAAAAGACAACAGCCAGGAAAACAGCGGCTAAGACAACATCCAAGAAGGAGACAGCTCCAAAGGAAGCAGCTAAGAAGGAGGCAGCTCCAAAGGCGGAAGCGAAGAAAGAGGCAGCTACCAAAGCAGCAGCTAAGAAAGAAACCGCGAAGAAGGCACCTGCCAAGAAGGCAGCAGAGCCAAAGGCAGCCGTACATTTCCAGTTTGACGGCAAGGACCTTGTGGCAAAGGATGTGCTGGACAGGGCTGTGAAGGCATTTAAGAAATCACACAGAGGCGTTGAGATTAAGACCATTGATCTGTACATTGTCGCAAACGAAGGCGCAGCCTACTATGTGGTGAACGGTGAAGGCGGAGATGATTACAAGATAATACTGTAATTCAGAATAAAGGATTGAAGGATGAAGTGGGTTGCTGTATCATGGATGCAGCAGCTCATTTACTTTATGCGCAGCGGACAGGCATCATGTCAATAAGGACATAAAATCAATAAAGATATAATATCAATAAGGATAGGAAAAAGGACAGTATGGCAGATTTACCGGTACGATTTGAAGAGCGGATGAAAGCATTATTAGGAGAAGAATATCCGGCTTTTGCGGCCAGCTATGATAAGGAGAGGGTCCAGGGATTACGGTTTAACAGCCTCAAATTCCCGGACAGGATACGGATACAGGATGCCGTTGGAAGCGGGGAAAACAGGGAAGCGGGGAAAAACGGAGAGGGCAAAGAAATCTGTGAGGCCAAGGCGGTCTGTGAGGCCAAGGCAGACTGTGAGGCAAAAGCAGACTGTGAGGTCGAAGTAACCTGGGAAGAGGCCGGTGCCGCCGAGGCAGCCAAACAGATCGGGCAGGAGACCGGATTTACACTTGAGCGGATTCCGTGGGTGAAGGAAGGGTATTATTATTCCGGCAGCAGACCAGGTAAGCATCCCTATCATGAGGCGGGGCTTTACTATATCCAGGAGCCAAGCGCCATGGCCGTGGTGGAATTATTAGACCCCAGGCCGGGAGAGCGTGTGCTGGATTTGTGCGCAGCGCCGGGAGGAAAATCCAGCCACATCGCCAGCAGGATGAAGGGAAGCGGCTTTCTCCTGTCCAATGAGATTCATCCGGCCAGGGCAAGAATCCTTTCCCAGAACATGGAGCGGATGGGGGTGCGAAACGCAGTGGTGTCCAACGAGGATGCCCAAAGCCTGGCAGGGACATTTGACCATTTTTTTCATAAGATTGTGGTGGACGCACCCTGTTCAGGAGAAGGGATGTTCCGCAAGGATGAGGACGCCAGAAGCCAGTGGAGTGAGGAGCATGTGAAGATGTGCGCCGCCCGTCAGGGCGAGATACTGGATCACGCGGCGTCTATGCTGGCGCCCGGAGGCAGAATGGTATATTCCACCTGTACCTTTGCCCCGGAGGAGAATGAGGGTACGGTTCTGGCCTTCCTGAGACGCCATCCGGAATTTTGTACGGAACAGGTGCCTGCCTATTCTGGTTTTACGAAAGGAAAGCCTCAGTGGGCCGGGCCGGAGGCGGAAGGCTGGGGCCTGGAGCGGACCTTTCGCATTATGCCCCACATCCTGGAGGGAGAAGGCCATTTCATGGCTGTCTTAAGAAAAGAAGGAGAGCCGGAAACTGCGGTAAAAGCCGGAAACCGGGACCAGCTGTATCTGGACGGCAGAAAGAGAAAAGAAGTGTTCAGGGATTATGAACCCTTTATCCGGGACACCCTGTCAGAACCGGATACCTTTCTGGAAAGGAAGGAATACGTGCTGTTCGGGGACCAGCTGTATCTGATGCCGGCCGATATGCCGGATATGAAGGGGCTTAAGATTCTCCGGCCGGGTCTTCATATGGGCACCCTTAAAAAGAACCGTTTTGAGCCATCCCATGCCCTGGCACTGGCGCTCAGGAAAGAGGAGGCGCAGTGCTTCTGGGAACTGTCCCCCTCCGGAGACAGCATAATCCGGTACCTGAAAGGAGAAGCTCTCAGCGAGGACGCAGGAACACCTGAGGGATGCCTGAAAGGCTGGGTGCTGGTATGTACCGGCGGTTTCAGCCTGGGCTGGGCCAAGTATGCGAAGGGCATACTCAAAAACCATTATCCCAAGGGTCTGCGGTGGAATTAAAAACAGTCAGATGCCGGACGGCAGAAGCTGTTTCATATCTTCAGGCAGCCCGGCCGTGAATTCCATCTCCTTTCCTGTAATGGGATGCTCAAACCTGAGAAGATAGGAGTGGAGCGGCTGGCGGTCGATATACCGGTAATCCGGACAGTATAAGAAGTCTCCGGGAAGCGGATGCCCTATAGACCTCATGTGGACCCGTATCTGATGTGTCCTGCCTGTTTCCAGGCTGAGACTCACCAGAGACAGGTCCTTTTCTTCATTGTAGAGCAGAGTACGGAAATGGGTGACTGCCCTTTCTCCTGTTTCATGGTCCACCCGGCGCTCGATGGTGGAGCCCTCAGCCCTGGCAATGGGGCTGTCAACCGTGCCTTCCTCAGGTGTATGTCCAAGTACAATGGCCCTGTATTCCCTCCTGATTCTGCGCCCGGTCATTTGTTCCGATAAGATACAGGCGCTGAGCATATGCCTGGCCAGGACCAGCAGACCGGTGGTATCCCTGTCCAACCGGTTAATGACCCGGTAAGTAAAAGCCTCCCCCTTTTCATGGAAATACCAGGAGACGGCGTTGGCCAGGGTATTGTCATAGTGGCCCTGGGAGGGGTGGATGGGCACGCCTGCATCCTTATTGATTACCAGTATATCCTCGTCCTCATATACAATAGAAAGAGGAAGCTTTACCGGTACAATATTCCCGGAATCCTCCTCCTCAGGCAGGGTTACCTCCACTGTCTGCCCGGTCTTAAGCCGGTAACCTGCGTATGCCGCAATTCCGTCCACTGCAAGTCCCTGCGCGGCCTTAATGCGCACTGCCAGCCGGTGTGAAAATCCCTTTGCCTTTAAAAACTGACCTAGGACAATTCCGTCCTCCATGTCTCCAATGGTATAACATATAGCGCTCCGTCTCATGTCTGTTCCTCAACTCTGTTTTCTGTATAGAATCCTGTTAACTGTCTGGATAAGGTGTTAATTCAAATGTTTTTTCTTGCTGGCAGCGTGGTCCACGATGGCGTCCTTACGCAGGAAGCTGGCCCGTTTTACGCTGTCGATTCCGTATTTGCTGCGGATGGCATCCACTGCCTTTTCAAAATCCTTTTTCTTCTGAAGTCCGGGGTCGTCAAAAAGGCTCATCTGTGAGAAACCGTCATCAGATATCTTACCGGCCCGCACACCCATGAGCCGCAGGGGTGTCATATTCCAGGATTCCCTCAGCAGGCGGCAGGAATACTCATAAATCACGGAGGTGGAATCCGTTGGTTCGGGTATGACCATCTGGTGAGACTGGTTCCTGAACTCCCAGTCACGCAGCTCCACACAGACATTATTGCACAGCACATGGTCCGCCCTCAGCCTGGCGCCTACGGTTTCACAGAGGGAGAGCAGGACCTGACAGGCGCTTTCGTAGTCAGATATATCCCTGGAAAGGGTGATACTGTTGCCATATGCCTTATTTACAGGTTCCTTTTCAGCCACAGGGTCATCATCAATGCCGTTGGCATACTGGCGGATGAGGACCGCATACTTTTCGCCCAGGTGGGATTTGAGCACTTCCAGGTTGCAGCATGCCAGCTGCCCGATGGTATGTAACCCCAGGTTTTCCATCTTCCTCTGGGCAGCGCCTCCCACAAAAAACAGCTCCCGTATAGGCAGGGGCCACATCTTATCGGGCACCTCCTGAGGAAACAGGGTATGGCATTTATCCGGTTTCTCAAAGTCAGAGGCCATCTTCGCCAGAAGTTTATTGGTGGAGATTCCGATATTTACAGTAAATCCCAGTTCCTTCCGGATTCGTTCCCGGATTTCATTGGCCACCTCCATGGGACTGCCAAAGAGGTGGATAGTGCTGGTCATGTCCAGGAAAATCTCGTCGATACTGAATTTCTCATGGTCCGGCGTATATTCCTCCAAAAGATCCATCATGCGGCGGGAGCATTTAATGTAAAAATCAAACCGGGACGGGACAACCACCAGATCCGGGCACTTACGCAAGGCCTGAACCAGGGGCTCACCTGTGGTGACTCCATACTTCTTGGCCAAAGGAGACTTGGCCAGCACGATTCCGTGGCGGGACTTGGCGTCCCCTCCAACCGCAGAAGCAACCATTCTCAAATCCAGGGCCTGCGGGTCTTTAGAAAGCCGGTACACACATTCCCAGCTTAAAAATGCTGAATTAACATCAATATGAAAAATAAGACGCTCCCCATGTCCCATGATAAAACACCGGCCTTTCTGTGTTGTTGTCTGTTTACAGATATCATAGCAGAATATGTGTTCGGGGGCAAGAGGTATATGGGGAGAGGAACGCGGATGGGGGAGGTATTGGCGTCCGTGGGAGAAAGGGAGGAGGCAGGTGGGGATACGGCTGCGGGGCAAGTCCGGTCTAAGGGGCTGCGAATCGGCTAAATACAAGAGTAAGACTGCCCAAACTCGCTCCGCTCAAACAGCTGTGCAGTCTTACTCTTAACGCCCATTCACACCCCCTAAGACCGACTAAGCCCCTGTAGATGCATCCCCACCTGCCTCCTCCCTTCCTCCCACCCACTGCGTTTTCTCATCCGCTGTCTTTCCCCAGCTGATAGATTGAGGACGCTGCCCTTCACTTTTCCGCCCCATTGCTCAGATTTTACCATTCCATACACCTGATATTCCAAGCTGACATTCTCATCTGACATTTCTAACTGGCTTGTTTATCTGGTATGTCTAACTGTCATGTTTATCTGGCATTTCACCGTGCACTTCTTATCCCGGCGTTGGGGATATGGGCAGGTGGGAGAAAAATACGTAGTGGGTGGGAGAGCGGGGGAGGGGAAGGGGAATGCATCTACAGGGGTTTAGAAGGACTTAGGCCCTGGGAATCTGCGTTAAGGGGAAAGCCACACAGTTGTTTGAGCGCAGCGAGTTTGGGCGGCTTTTCCCTTGTATTTAGCAGATTGCCGGGGTCTTAGACCTTCTTAACCCCG
Coding sequences within:
- a CDS encoding L,D-transpeptidase family protein is translated as MREERNKAESVPARSEERRPRRSRSREAFRQRQKELAESRGQEKRVQENGGQEKRVQEKRVQEKRVQENRVQDTPGTGEDKTHGGQPENDGQGTFNTQGKGPFDKFLSWKTAVLVLILAVAVLAGIYAYKALGYRNTYFPHTVINGMDVSGKTVGEVKELIASGVNGYGLVLKLRDEEQETITGEKIGLHTVFDGSLEEIIRQQNPFRWPRYLLKGPSYDIKTMIAYDADALAQTLGGLSCFDSSRAVLPSDAYLSDYVSGQGYSIVPETEGTTLDMDKVRAQVDEAISSLAPELDLDALGCYKSPSIRRGNTSLAAARDARNRYVNMTVTYTFGSKTEVLDGDEIHEWLVSDGEQVSIDPDQAAAYVKSLASKYNTAYRKRSFATSYGQNVEVSGFYGWRINQSEETRELLGILEAGESVSREPVYLQTAASHDGPDYGSTYAEVNLTAQHLIFYKDGQKVLESDFVSGNVSRGHTTPPGIFSITYKQRDAVLKGEGYASPVKFWMPFNGGIGFHDASWRSSFGGSIYKNGGSHGCVNMPYDKAKELFENVYAGMPVICYDLPGTESKKSSQSSGRAPRETTAPAQPAPVPTQAPPAVPPSVLPETVPSETLPSEAAPPETSPQPSQPQVIIQPADQTTAAPAQTQPSPNTEEGYGPAFQTPQSGSAAGPGVS
- a CDS encoding DUF6465 family protein, with protein sequence MVEKKDVKATVKAAAEAAKPAEAKTEAKPAAPEKVEAKAEAAVPVKAEAAPVEKEAKAAPAKKTTARKTAAKTTSKKETAPKEAAKKEAAPKAEAKKEAATKAAAKKETAKKAPAKKAAEPKAAVHFQFDGKDLVAKDVLDRAVKAFKKSHRGVEIKTIDLYIVANEGAAYYVVNGEGGDDYKIIL
- a CDS encoding RsmF rRNA methyltransferase first C-terminal domain-containing protein, producing MADLPVRFEERMKALLGEEYPAFAASYDKERVQGLRFNSLKFPDRIRIQDAVGSGENREAGKNGEGKEICEAKAVCEAKADCEAKADCEVEVTWEEAGAAEAAKQIGQETGFTLERIPWVKEGYYYSGSRPGKHPYHEAGLYYIQEPSAMAVVELLDPRPGERVLDLCAAPGGKSSHIASRMKGSGFLLSNEIHPARARILSQNMERMGVRNAVVSNEDAQSLAGTFDHFFHKIVVDAPCSGEGMFRKDEDARSQWSEEHVKMCAARQGEILDHAASMLAPGGRMVYSTCTFAPEENEGTVLAFLRRHPEFCTEQVPAYSGFTKGKPQWAGPEAEGWGLERTFRIMPHILEGEGHFMAVLRKEGEPETAVKAGNRDQLYLDGRKRKEVFRDYEPFIRDTLSEPDTFLERKEYVLFGDQLYLMPADMPDMKGLKILRPGLHMGTLKKNRFEPSHALALALRKEEAQCFWELSPSGDSIIRYLKGEALSEDAGTPEGCLKGWVLVCTGGFSLGWAKYAKGILKNHYPKGLRWN
- a CDS encoding RluA family pseudouridine synthase produces the protein MRRSAICYTIGDMEDGIVLGQFLKAKGFSHRLAVRIKAAQGLAVDGIAAYAGYRLKTGQTVEVTLPEEEDSGNIVPVKLPLSIVYEDEDILVINKDAGVPIHPSQGHYDNTLANAVSWYFHEKGEAFTYRVINRLDRDTTGLLVLARHMLSACILSEQMTGRRIRREYRAIVLGHTPEEGTVDSPIARAEGSTIERRVDHETGERAVTHFRTLLYNEEKDLSLVSLSLETGRTHQIRVHMRSIGHPLPGDFLYCPDYRYIDRQPLHSYLLRFEHPITGKEMEFTAGLPEDMKQLLPSGI
- a CDS encoding DNA polymerase Y family protein, whose product is MMGHGERLIFHIDVNSAFLSWECVYRLSKDPQALDLRMVASAVGGDAKSRHGIVLAKSPLAKKYGVTTGEPLVQALRKCPDLVVVPSRFDFYIKCSRRMMDLLEEYTPDHEKFSIDEIFLDMTSTIHLFGSPMEVANEIRERIRKELGFTVNIGISTNKLLAKMASDFEKPDKCHTLFPQEVPDKMWPLPIRELFFVGGAAQRKMENLGLHTIGQLACCNLEVLKSHLGEKYAVLIRQYANGIDDDPVAEKEPVNKAYGNSITLSRDISDYESACQVLLSLCETVGARLRADHVLCNNVCVELRDWEFRNQSHQMVIPEPTDSTSVIYEYSCRLLRESWNMTPLRLMGVRAGKISDDGFSQMSLFDDPGLQKKKDFEKAVDAIRSKYGIDSVKRASFLRKDAIVDHAASKKKHLN